The Gadus morhua unplaced genomic scaffold, gadMor3.0, whole genome shotgun sequence sequence tgtgagagggagaaagagtgagaagagagagaggagagagagagagagagagagagagagagagagagagagagagagagagagagagagagagagagagagagagagagagagagagcatgtatTTTTATGCACACagtctgtgtgtcttttgtgtatgtgtgttcttcaTGCAAGCACACATGTCACAGTTTGTGCATCTTGTGCAGAGCTGCAGAGGTCTTTCAACACTTCCCTTTTAGCACAACTCATCATGCCAGGAAGTTGCATATCTCCACCCTTCATTTTGTCCCTGAaggcatgtgtttttttttcttcttctataTACAGTGTATATCCAAGCCATACTAGGCCAGCTTGTGACGTTGCCACCGCTCCCCATATACAGCCCCTCCATATGGAGCAGGACAACAGAGCTGCCAAAGAATCATTCAGACAGTTCAGGAGGTTTGAAGGGGTGGAGGaagtgggtggtgttggtgggtggtgttggggggggggggtcagaacaGGGCAGTCGGGGCTCCATCGGCCGCAGAATTTGACGTGTGGTCGCTTGGTGAGCTCCATGCAGCTGTTCCCATGGGTTTAATTCATTACTCCTGTTTGTTTGCATGGCCACAGTGCATTCCTGTGTGACAGCCACCGGTGCAGAGCCATCAACACTATGGCTCAATTCTTGATTTCCAGATCAAGCCCAGCGTTTATTTGGTCTGGCGGCTGCGTTTTCAGTTGAGCTGACAGGCCATACCTCACAACTTTTTATTGTTCTGCTAGCGATATGGCCCTGCTCCTCAGTTTGCCCAGCATTAAACCttttttgtgtgtaagtgtgctaCATTTGCAAGCATTGTTGGCCTGTTATCCTGTTAAAAGGGTTTCCACACATTAAAAAAGggccttattattattattattattattactaaaaaacaaaacaacaaacaacaaaacttcTTTGTGTAGATCTCTTTTTCAAAGCCCACCACTGGTTAATTAACAGCTAAGTAGCACTTATATCTAACCCCAAATAATACAATTGTAGCTTTGTGGAAAGAACTGATTTACTTGAgcaatttttttcttctttagtatttttttataatgtgGATGCGACTGTGGATGCAAGAGTAGATTATCagcatctgtctgtctcaggTGATGTTTCACCAGTCTGTCAAACTCAACTCGGTGTCCTTTTAAAAACAGGCCCAGTGTTGAAGGCTGCTGTCCTCTGGGAAGGCCATAGCGTGTGAACGCTAGACGGGCATTCACTGTTTAACACACATGGATTTAGCTGAACCCCCAATATACACTCCACCGCGGGCCTATTACAATTAACATGGGGGCGTATAAATGGTCCTGGGAGTGTCAGGATATCTGTTCATTTGCGCTGGCGCAGTGGGAGAGTTAAACTGGTATTATTAGCAAGCTGCAGGGATTGGCTCTGTGTGCGTTCTGCCGGGATAAAGAAACCACATCGGTGGCCAGCAGACAAATGCTTGTAATTGCTGCCCCACATCTGATGTTTTCCTGTGCTCTTGTCTGTAGACAAGGCCCTTCCTCTTTCAACGGACAGTAATCAGAAGGGTTCAGCACCACCTGTGGCGGGCTTGACTGTGGCATCACAACCACAAACAAatcaacaaaagaaaacaaaccctCGTACCACCAGGCTAACAATTAGCAgaggtaaacaaacacaaataatttaactaactaactaactagcCTCATAGCTCAAGTCAGTAATTCGGATAAAAAAAGGTCCAAAtagttaataataaataacagaCAAGACAATTATCTTTCACAGCTACCATTGAATGCCAATTTGATGGGCTCATCAACCATTCTTCTTGCATCTTTGCTGTAGGATCGACATGAAACGCAAATCGCATAATGACCATAATAATTCTAAACGTCATAAAATCCAGTCTGCAGAATTTTCTTTCAAAGGTGTGTGGAGTGagtaatacaaaaaaataatgttgCCATGGATTTCCAGCTGTTTTGATTAAAAACAATGCAGGCAAATTGCCTCCTCATTGGCACTCTGTGCTGCAGAAATTGAAATAAAACCTGCCATAAAACCAAGGGGAGTTTGGCAGGGACAGAGGATTGCCAAATCCCTCAGATGGCCTCACAAGGGTAATTCAGCCTTGAGACACATGAATGTTGAGTTTTGTTGTTTTACTGCTCTGTACATTATTCACACATTTCTTGGgatccttctgtgtgtgtgtgggctgtgtttatgtgttgggTCAGGCAGTGTAATAATAGTTCTTTCAACTAGGACAGTTTTTATGCGTTTGTGAattattgtttttgtgtgtgcgtattcaTTTATGTTGGtctatttttattaaaaatgaaacaaattGTTCTTGGGAATATTATACTGTTCCTCTGTTTAGACTATGCACATTCAGGGAGAGAATTAATGAATGAGTGGATGCAGTGGTTGCAGGAATATAAATCTGCTAACACGTATTTCTCCTTAACAACACAGCCAATAACATGCCAAATATAGCCCATGCCAAAGTGTCATTACAAGAAGTTACACCACTGGGCTGGCAGAAAGTTGCATACACTGGCCTATATGAAATATGATGTGGTGCAACTGACGCTTTACTGTGTTTACATACATGGTTTCCTAGGCTACAGAGGAAACAGCCGGTCAGTCCAGACATTATGTGGCAGGTTGGCAGAATAAAACCCTATAAAAACAGCTGTTCTGGTTAGCAAGTGTCggttattttaaatatttaccATATATTTCAAATAAGCATATCTTATATTATCCATTCCCATACAGGGCAGGATTGTCTTTCCTCTGACCCATGTATGAAGATACATCAACAATGCACTTTTATTGTAACTTTCAGGCTGTGGACAACGAAAGGAAATATGCGAATTAACTCTATGATCATTGTCGCCATCTACTGGttacatgacataagcaatagTTCAGTCCAACTACTAAATAAAGATCTTATTGAGAAAGCATTTAGATAAATTATTGTTGATTTGTGGGAGAAAAGTGATATTCATAATTACTACGATAATACTGAGCCAAAGCGCTGCATTTACAATCTAgtatttgtgtatttaatttgtatttatgtattattatcCAAGTTTCAGGGAAACGACTAAAATAATATCAAGACTTATCACTCCAACATATGTAGAAAacaaaaatacgtaaaatttgCGGTAAAATATTGCCTGGCTCTTAAAAGATGTTAAAAGCCAGGCAGTCATCTCGGACAAATGTGTGACGTCTAATGTAGAGGACGGGTGCGTAAAGGCCACCTCTGACGTCTTGAGCCTGCGCCTTTTAGGGGACATCTCTTCGGTCGGGCTGTCAGTTTTGGAATAATAGTAAACATGGCCCTTAGGGTTATCCGGCTGGCAATTCCGTCCGGATCAGCGTTCTTCAATGCTGGGATAACGGCACAGACGGTAGGGAGAGAATATTGCGAATTCGTTGATTCATTTTGAGCATGCAAAGAATGTCAAATGTACAAGGACAGGCTAACGTCCCTTAGCATCACaccggtgcagcagccgcagagGTTGCTGGCTCTAAAGTCAAACTTCAATAGACTGACACCTTAACATTTAGTCTGACAGCTCTATAAAtgaaacatgcatacatatggGAGGAAAGCGCtacattatttttgttgttaatgtcatttgttgtgtgtttactgtaatgtttttatgtttattcTTAAGGCCGGTATCCACACGAGTGCAGTACGAAACCTTCGTTATGGCTGGTGGACCTATGTACTGGGCGAGAGGACAACTCCAAGGTTTAAAGAGTTCAGCAAAATCATCTCCGTGGATGGCAATTTGGCCTCTGGGAAAGGGGCACTCGCGCAAAAACTGGCTGATAAACTAGGTAATCAATGGACTACCATGGCATAGTAACACTTAGTAACATATTGTCCTTAAGCTGTACATTAATAATATCAGAAATATATCAACATACGTAATGTATAGCTTATAATCATCTAGATAACATATTGATCTGGTCCTACTGGGTAATAACAAAAACGCTAGTATACTATACTTTAGCACTGTAATCCTCTTGCATTACTAAGGAGCATGAATGGGTAAACAAGCAATACATTAATAGCAGCACCttaatttgtatttgtttcacaacagtttagcttttttttaatttgttgctTTTGATTGTTTGGAgatgtaaatgtatttgattCATCGAGTCTTCTCTATGTATGGTATCTTTCTTTCAATAGGTATGCTTTACATGCCAGAGGCAGACACTTTCTACATGGACAAGATGACTGGGGAGAAAGAGCCATTGCCCGAAGCATACAATGGGATGTGTAACCTGGAGAAGTTCTACACGGACCCCAAGTGTGGGGATGGAAACTCCTACAGGCTACAGCTGTGGATGTACACCATGAGGCTGCTGCAGTACTCCGACGCCATTGAGCACCTGCTCACCACTGGTACCCACTGATTCACTTTTATACGAAATGGCTGAAATTAAAGCTGACAGGTGCTGTATGTAAGATTTAAGATCTACtatttgaatgtgatttgtgaaAAATGGTATAACCATTGGTCAGATATTAATGGATCGAATGCTCTGTAAATATATTCAATTATATTGTACAGCTGCAACAAAAGTTTTGACCAATTAAGGTATCACACACAacaatccatcttgcctgtcaatcacaggtgctgTGTTTGAACACCATGCCAGCCGAGCCACGTTCATGCATGCATCATATAGTTGAACAGCCAGTTGAACAGTTAGTTTGGACAGAACTCTTGCATTCTGGCAAGGGGGGCGGGACATCGTATCATGACAACTTTAAGTTTCAAAAGCTTGCTAATTTCTACCATTTCTTATCTGTTTTTACAACTAttgaatcttacctacagcaactttatatttgtttgtttctctgtaCATGTAAAAAGGTATTCATTTGTAaattaaaagtattttattaaAGCTACTAAAAAGGTGGGTTGGAACAATCATAGAAATTGGAGTGACAacggaaatatatattttttgtaaggTAGTCCAATGCTTAATAAAGGCATCACAAAAGAACTCTGAACAAGAGGGGgttataataatgatgatgataaaaaaaaaaatgttttatgtaTATTACAACCCAATGTGATGTGTACTCTAGGTCAAGGTGTGATTCTGGAGCGCTCCCCTTTCAGTGACATGGTGTTCATGGAGGCTATGTACAAACAAGGCTACATCAGGAAACAATGTGAGTAATTATATGAAAACCTCTCTGTTCAGTAAAATCCTCATATGTATTAATCTCAATCCTTCCCCCCCATGTATTGCCAAAACCAGCTACTGGCATTACTTTTGTAGTATTGATTTTGTAGTGTTACTCCAATTAAACCATTAAGCAAAGGTTTTACATCTACAAAAGAGTAGTTGTATGTTTTGGTGCTATGATAACTGTACTTCCTATTTCGGTTGGGCAGAATATGTCCATGCTAAGCCAAAGTAACATATTTTAGAAATATCCATTTGTATTATAAATTGGCTATACTCTGCAGCCCAACCGTGCAAAAGCTTACTCCCTGTTGCTGACTAATTATGTTGGTTTTCAATTTTTGGTCAAAAACCTTTAATAGAATCTTCTCACCATATCAATCTGGATTGCAGGTGTGGACCACTACAACGAGATCAAAGGCATTAGCATTTGCGAGTTCCTGCCGCCCCATATTGTGATCTATGTGGACCAGGCAGCCGAGGAAGTGCAGAAGAAGCTGAAACAAAGTAGCCAGGTATAAAATACCCTGCAGCCTGCTATGAACCCATCCATGactttattttaaattgtgATGTTCCCATATCTGAGTTGGTACATTTTTAGGCTTGTACAATACAGAGTCTATTGGGCCAGGCCCTGAGTATCTGAATAACCCACCGGTACGACACTGTTCGCAAATTGAAATTATCATCTAAAGGTATGGTGTATTATAAGACTGATTGCTTAATCTTATATTTTAATAATGAAATCTTATTTAAAATGCTGCTCAAACCCGCCTCTCCATCAAAGGAGTAAAGTGGTAATAGTTTGTTTCATATTGGATAGTCAAAGTATGTAAATTGTTCTTCACCCTCCCCTGTTTTCAAAACGATAAATCAATGTTTTCATACATAATATTTGCAAAGTCTTGCAATTTGAAAACTATTTATAATACAGAGATTAGAATACAAGGTGATGCTATCGGACATGGTGCATAGAAAATTAAATGGCATCAGACTGGTCAGTGGTGTGTCGGCATTGTGTGAGGCAGATGCCACGACACACATAATGAAGTGTTTACAAGTAAAATGCACCATTCAAATGTCTGGATTTATTCAGATGCCTTATTGTATATATATGATGATCCCTTTTGttactaaaatcaatgcaagtAACATTCAAAGTGAATTGAATTTGCTCTACACCATATATATTTGAAAGTCCGCTCCCACTAACATTGGAATCAAATCATTCCTTTCGCTCTTTGTCGGACCTCCGCTTTGTATGTCCCTTAACAGGAGTCTGGAATTGAAGGGACTGAAGTTTAAATTGGCTCTTTTTGTCAACTCATTCTTCACAACATGTCACGAAGGAAAGTTGCAGAAACATTTTAAGAACCGCAAGAAAATGTGATTATTTTATCATTGCAGACTTTTTAAAATTAggcttttatgtttttttttaatcactaaCACACTTTTAATCTGCCTTTTCATTATGTTATATCTTTCTTCATGAAATCCAtgtcatttaatttaaaaatcCTCTAACCTACATATAAACAGAACTCTGCTTTTCTGAAACGGTGGACTGTTGAAAGTTGTGTACTCATCCATTGTCTTGGCAGGCTTGTTGAATAGCAATTTAGCCTGAGACTGTGTTGTTCACCTTCCAAATGATGTTTTAATGTGATTTGAATTGGCTAATTTGTCAGTAGAATGGATCTCGGAGAGCCAATAAGACATTTTTATCAAGGCAGCTACATCCCCTAAATGCATACTCAGTTAATGAATTTGCTGCCGCTGTAACAAACGCGTGAAAAACTATCCTATCTACTATCCACCTAAGCTTCTTTTTTCCCCCTGCGAGCACTGTGATTATCCTAAGTTAACATTTTAGGGGCACAGTCGACACAAGTAAGGATATACACAAGTAACAATATATGTTATCACAATTAAAGCATGACTCTGTACCAGTGCCCATCCTCATTCTCAAACCCATTTTTAGCAGATCCGCAAATCATACAATATGTATTGCAGAAGCTTTTGTAGCCACTACCAATGCAATAGCGACGTAGGGCTTCACCTCACTGCTCGACGTGAACTGTCAGGTTTCAGCCCATTATCTTGTTATTCTTTTTCACGCAATCACAAGCAGTTATGTCGCAAATCTTGGTAGATGAACACAGTAAATGGGACAAAACTGGTTAATCAACAAGACTACTTGGAATACGTGAAGGGGGATGTTGAGAGTTATCTCCTTGTGAAAGCCGGTAACGTGTTCTATTCTAATTCTACATAAGTACTTCCTGCTGCACATGTGCACTTTAAGGACAATTAAAAGTTGCTCAAGGGAATTATTATTCGTGTAAGCAAGCCAAATGTTTGCATTGTAGAGACCTGCTCTTGATTTAGTGATTTATATTTTCACTTCTTTCTCATGTGTCTAAATGTGGAATATCACAACCATTTGTCCCAACATGTTTTTTGCAAACACAACATGGCAGTTTAGTTTTAGGGCAAACACCTGGATGATACGTTATAAATATCGATTTATTTTATTGGATGTTTATGTTTTGATCGGTTAAGTGATTACGATCTAATGCTTTGTCTCTTTTTGTATCTTCAGTCTCATCTGCAGAACGTGCCCCTGGCGTATCTCAAGGCAATTGAAGATTCGTACAAGAAGAACTTCCTGCCAAAGATTGGGTGAGTGGATGAATGAAAGAGAAGTGCactatcttttatttatttatttatttatttattattcagaTAAATAAATGGATGAATTCAACATAAACAAAAGCCAAAAGAGCGAATACGAAGAGGTTTCTTTTCACagcaatgaaaaataaatatagttTGGCACTAGCGTTTTCTCTCTTAAAAAACAGTGCTCCCAAAAGCAGCGGGCACTCTCAATGTATCCTTATTCAATTTCAACAGTGCACACAGTCCTTCAGAGGATACTTCAAACTCGGGCACACAAAGACTTGTCGCTTggcacaaagctctgcctggtTTTGAAGTGAGTACTTCAGCACTGCCAGGCTTGAGCCCCGGTGGGGCCAGCAGCTTCTCTGGTGAAACAATCTCTACGTGTTAGCTcacgtgttcccccccccccttcatatCCTCCTCAGTGCTCCAACTGGAAACAAATGACCTCCAGTGAGATGGGCTTTGATCGAAATGTTTTGCCACTGGAAAATATGGCCCCTTCTGCCTCCACACACTTTGCCCTCACCTCATCCACGTGTTTTTATTGTGATCGAAACCCCGGGCTGAGGAGTGTCTGTGTACGGAATGCAGTGTTGATACAGGGGTCATAGTCTCGCCGCTCGTTTACGCACTGCCGAGAATGAGTGCAAATGATGTCAatcagagagggagtgggagagggagagagagagagagagtgtgcaggGCCAAGGAGCCAGAAGGAGATGCATGCCTCGGTGGCTCCAGTTCTATGACAACAGCAAGTGTCACTGAAACAAAGTGGTGTTTGTGTTGAAGAGCCATCGGAAAATAACTCTGCAATTTAGTTTTACAAGAGTACAGTTCCACTTGTAACAAATGAGGTGTTTAAAGTGTGGCCCTTTTCTGTATTGACTGCAGGACCGAAATAGGAAGTGCATAGTGCAATTCTGGTCATATAGTTCCAAATTAATATTCAGGATGAACCTTATGCTGAATGTTTATCTATTTCCATGTTTTATTGCAGCGAAACCTCAGAAGTGCTTGCCTATGATACAGTTCAAGCCCAAGATATCGAAAGGGTAAGTGGACAAAAATAATGATGTGGAATAAATTACTATTTTCCCCATACCCTGATAGGTCCAGAGGAATTGTCTGCAAATTATTTGTAAAAAAATACAACCATTATGCTAGCCATAGTATTACATTTCATTGAAATGTTGCCCTATAGGGCCAGTAACATTCACGGTTTCTCTGTAACATACTGCAGTCATCATTTCCTTCATACttaatgtgtgcatgcatccttgtgtgtgtttgtatgtataagTGGATATACATATATTCACTTTTGGTATTTCTGTTGTTACCTTTCTGGGCAGGTTGCAGAAGACATAGAGTATTTGAAGTTTGAGAAGGGACCATGGTTGGATCAGGATGACGTCAGCTACCACCACATGAGAATGCTGTAAGACCTCCAatcctcaccacacacactgaaaagcAATGCAGCCAAAAAGTTTTGTGCTGAGCACTTTGGTATAAGTCCAGTCTGCCCTGCTCTGTCTATGTTCACTGTGATAAGTTACAGGATCTATCATTACTATGAAGTATTTATGGGAACAATTTGGTCGGGTTCTGACCGACGGGCACCACACAAGAGAATGGAGGTGGCCGGTTAATGAAAGGAGATAAAACCCTCAACATATTGGCGTGTTAAAACCCATTGCATATTCATGGGCACCAGGTTATCAAgtgactggagagagagagaaagcgttgATGAATGCAGAAATAGGAAGTATTCTAGTATACTGTGCATGAAACTGTGCTGATGGAGGGATGTCTTCGCCTTCCAGTGTGGAAGACAAACACAAGGTGGCCAACCTCACCTTCATCCCCAAGTTCCTGCCGGAAATCACCATTGGCGCCCACGAGTACGACGAAAGCTACTACAAGTTTAAATCGGTATGTATGGCGCGTtgcgggacggggggggacagATGGCACCTAGTCCACCGGGACTTGCCGACGGGTATTCTACACGGATCGTATTGCAGATTGCGAGTTACACGCCTGCCCCTACAGAGATGGTATCTCCAAAGTCCTAAGCCCTTTTCTATTGCTTTTTCTTCTCCGATAAATAAATTAGTTTGTTCCTTTATCTTCCTTTCTCCCCGCCCCCTGTGAGCTCGGTTGTCGGTGATACGAGGGCATACTGCCTTCCACAGGGACGAAAGTCATTTTCCTGCTACCTTCAAACGGCGAATCGGTTTCCGTGCTCACGAGACGGCAAATGCCACGCAAAGGAATATTCCGCCAGGTTCCTGGGCATCATCAGTCTTGCAGGAAAACATTTGAGTGTGACCTTTTCTGTTTATTCAGTGAAACTTAGTTgtttgcgccccccccccccccccaaacaccacTGCATCCATTGCAACAAACATGGGGCTGTGTAACTGTGATACGGGGGACTCTGACCTGACATTTTCTGCACAGAAACGGCGGTGAGAATGCGGAACGGTTGCTTTGGGGGACACATGACGTCAGAGGACATTTTGGATTTGAAGTTCTCTGGGTACAGCTTTTGTATTGGTAGGCAGTAGGCACCGTGCTGTCGGGTACAATACCAGGGGCAGAGGAAGCTCATTCGCTTTTGATACCGAGATTGAATCCAATCACTTTTAAGTGAACACTGACAAGCCTTGGGTTGTTGTATTAAAGCATTATGAATGCAGCTGTAATTCCCCCAAACCCCGCCTCCCAGTCGACTGCCATTTTCATCGCTTGCCGGCTGCACCAACAAAGACCAAAGTCACTTTTTCTTAACTATGACATTTTAACGCACCTTTACTCGGGTGTGAATATTATTCCCTTGGCCTGTCAGGTAATACAAATATTACAGAATATACATTTGTACATGAAAGGTGAATCAGTGAAGTGATTTGAAAAGAAACCCCATGTTTCATGTCGGAATTAATATGATGACTGAAATGGTTGTGAGGTCATTACATTTCTTTGGAAGCGTTTCAGCATCTAAGACAAAAAGCCAACGTGGGCGGTTGGTATTTGGGCATATGGCCAAGCCACATCGTGAAACCAGGAATGAAGGTCATGTCTCAGCGAGAGTAGGCCGCGGTTATTGCCTCCTTTTTTTCTGGTTGTTATTTTAGTTGCTTCCCATTCAATGCGCCACGTTCCCAAACAGCAAGACTAATGTGCTGACAAAGTGCATGTGACAGAGGGTGGCCCGgctgtctgtcactctgtcactgatGTGCCTGCACATTAGCCCTAACTCATAAAGCGCCGTTTGCCACCGGCGTGCCATGTGATGGACTGCGACTGGATGTGCGCTCGGCCTGACGATTAGCCGGCGAGCCTTGTCATGGCCGTGGGAAAGACCCCAAGGATCGACATGCATCCTCCTTACCGGATACTTCTTCTTCAAAGGCTTCAGGGAACAGAACCCTGATCTTTTTTTTCCCATCCGATAAGCACtcttaaagaaatatatataacatcCTGCATAAGTGTTGTTTTGGATTCAAAGAGTGTCCATCAGAGAGCGCCATCGGCTCTGGGCCTCTGTTGCATGAGGGCCGATGGCGGTGACTAGTGAGGCCATGAGAGCGATGCCTTCCACTACTctaaatgtattcattcattcatgtcaCACGTTTACTCGCACACCGGGTGAATGTTTTGTGCCTGCCCGGCCTGTCAAAACAACATCCTTGTCACCCCCATGACAAATGCCCCACTCCTTGTTGGTGGTAGCCAAATCTAAACACTGCCGTGCTTCTTTTTCCTTTCACAGTCGCCTTGGCATCCTCTGTTGTCATCCAAGGTCTGATTTTAGTCGACTACAGAGGATGAATAGACATTGTGCCGGGCCTCTCCTTGTAGAGCCAAAGGACAGGATAACGGAGCCTATTCTACGAGAAGGGAAACATGTTTTAATTTGGTCATTGTCCCCTGCGCGTGCAGGAGCATAACTTGAGAGTAATAGATAAGTGCACTCACTTTGTTATCCGGTACAGGTCCAAAGCCCCGAAAGAAAGTGGTGCTGCTGTATGGCACCGACGCTGCCATTCAAATGCATAGGTGCAACCGAGGACGCTGTTTTAACCCTGCTTCCCTCGATACGGCTCATTTAATCGTGGGCAGGCAACCGTCTCGTTCCATTCATTTGACTGACATttattctcctcctcccagctccccGGGAAGAAGTACGCAGAAGGTTATAATGAGGACGTCGGAGACAAGAACATCTGgctgaagtaaacaatggagGCACCATTCTAAAGTTCATTTTTCTTTTATGCACAAAATACTCTGATCTGCCCCATGGGCAGAGAAAACTGATGCCCATGTCCTATTTCAGAACATGCACTGCTTCTGTTATAGTCTGTCTGCATTAAGGAGAATTATACACCCTAACATGTATGTATTAAAAAAACGAGATCCATTTTAAATCTggcaattgtgttttttttcttaatacATACTCAGGTTAAGTTTAAAAGGTTTTCACTTTAGTAGATTCCGGTGGGCATCTGATAAAGATCCTTGCTTTCCCAATTATCTAGTCTAGGCGCTTGATTGTAACCTGACATTCAGTTTCTAGTGTGGCCCCAGCAAAGCAGCCTTAAAGTCGATATCTCAATTTCTACTTTAAGGAGTGCCTTGCAAAACTCTCTTGTGGTAAGTTTAAAAGGCATTACATTTAATAATATACTGCAAGTGTGGGCTATTAGTCAAACTATTAAGTCAAATTGGAACGTGTATAAAGAACATCCGTGTTTTCATTTTATCCAGTAATTTTATCTTAGAATATAGATCACTTGTTCATCACTTGATTTATTTGCTGAAGAAGAGTCTCTGCAGGCCTATTCCATCATTAAACATGAGTAGCGAGTCAAAATGTTTTACTCAAATAACTTGCTGAATTATAATCAACAAATATATTCCTGTTTCAATTTGCAATAGTACATGAGTATCAAGTACATGAAATCAATCGATCCAATTGTCCTTGGGTTATTTAATTGAGATACACAAGTGCAGTGTCATTAGCATGATTATAATCTATGCACGATCCAGTTGAATTATAACGGGAATGGCTCCGCTCATTCACCGGTCTGTATCCAGTGGTGAAGATGAAAGCGATAGTCAACGATTTTAGAGTTGTTAAATGGAAGGTCGCTTACCCTCCAAGTCTTCAGGAGTATAAAGATGTAAATGAAAACATGCACTGCCCTAGCGGGACTCCTGACAGCGGGGTGTCTTTGATCCAAAGTAGCCTCTCCACATCAGTTAGAACTAAAGGAA is a genomic window containing:
- the ndufa10 gene encoding NADH dehydrogenase [ubiquinone] 1 alpha subcomplex subunit 10, mitochondrial, encoding MALRVIRLAIPSGSAFFNAGITAQTAGIHTSAVRNLRYGWWTYVLGERTTPRFKEFSKIISVDGNLASGKGALAQKLADKLGMLYMPEADTFYMDKMTGEKEPLPEAYNGMCNLEKFYTDPKCGDGNSYRLQLWMYTMRLLQYSDAIEHLLTTGQGVILERSPFSDMVFMEAMYKQGYIRKQCVDHYNEIKGISICEFLPPHIVIYVDQAAEEVQKKLKQSSQSHLQNVPLAYLKAIEDSYKKNFLPKIGETSEVLAYDTVQAQDIERVAEDIEYLKFEKGPWLDQDDVSYHHMRMLVEDKHKVANLTFIPKFLPEITIGAHEYDESYYKFKSLPGKKYAEGYNEDVGDKNIWLK